cataCGTACGTTACTCGAAACTATCTCATATCGCTTTTATGCAGAAAATCTAAACACTATTTGTCGATATCTATAAATTTACAGGCGACATTTTGACAACTGAAAAATTATTCAcgcttttttatatacatatttagatttaaagttgtaaataaaatgtttatacctttttgtttatttatcgtATCAGATCCCACGAGGCCATACTTAGGCTAGTCTTAATCTGCATGATATGCCATCTATATgtactacatatttttattattctcgtAAGTGTTAGACTGTGCTTGTAatcgataaattaaatatatacatatcacAGTTCTAAACTTTAATATAACATCGTAAACCACCTATAATTCGGTAcctatttgtacttatataacttgaaaaatatataaagcgaGAACCATTTGTTCTACTTActgttatgtttataaaataaagtataatgcTCTATTATAACAtcgtgttttattaattttccacTGTCATTACTATACAATCCAGCTttcaattatatgtatatatctaaaaatgaatgtttgtctgtatgtccttaatataatcgtaaactatgcatttgatcatgtcgtgatcttcatcaaagtgttgtgcatgagcccacaaaggtttctgagttagtatgacctaaaattttttttaaaaaccataGCAAGGCGCGCAGTGTACCTACAggtagttacaaataaaaaacaatttcttaatataaaaatttaataatttgtgaTAATTATATTCCTTTTGTCTCATTCAAtttccttaataataataataataatgctttattcataaaaatatttacatacaataatgAGTTCCCTGGTTCTTGTGATAGGCAAAAGCCtgtatacattataaattaaattaataaaaattaaacatcatCCATATGACTGTTTAACATTTTTGGAGTGAACTATATCAACTGTGGTCTCGTGGCACGGTCTCAAGTCCATGTCATACACACCGAGACAAAACTTATTTTCTGGTGCTTTGAAAAAGTCTAATCCTCTTCCGATCTTTATTATCCATCCAGAACTCAATCTagaaaatatagaataataaacttataataactatataacttgaaataaaattaagtcacttttcttttaatgaaaattaatatgattaatttaatGCACTATTAAAGCAAGAGTGAAAAGAAAAACACATTCCATTCCATTACTGCATATTATAGAtatacgtgaaaaaaaaatgtttttattcaatataaaaagttCTTGTCAATCtttctaaactaaaaaataacaagCTAATTAAAAACCGTTATTTCATCTGAAATCATGTATTTCAAGTTCAgctaattttattgaaaaagtagCTATTACTTACGTTATTTGCCTATCATGTAGCGTATCAGAATATTTTACAATCAATTGCACTCTATACTTAATCAAATCATTCTGGAGGTAAGAAAACCACTCTCTTTGATCTCCTTCTGATTTGCCATCCCTTGTAGTAATTAGTTCTATATGCCTTAAATTATTACAGGACCTCACTAGTAATTCACACAACCGCAAGAAGTTTTGACactgtaaaaaaagaaaactgtaCATAATAAgagttacattttaaatataaaatacaaaaaaaattaattaaaaatttgtctaatgcactgatattcatttaaatttatatatttattatgaaatgagCTGATGTTTggaaagacaaaataaaatcaaattttaggATCAATAATGcgtaaaatataattctaaGCCAATTAGCagaattcttttaaatataatatcagtGATAGCATTAGGTTATTGATCTAATCTTAAGactataaatttgaaaaatgaatATGTTCAGAAGCTTAGTGgtgaattgaaaattattatttttttattttacaaagccCCTCACAGATTaccaaatatttatacttttacacAAAAATGTGATGTGATAAGCTCTAAAAGttgttatatgtttataaataactgaCCTGATGAAAACTTCTAATATATGGATCTTCAACAATAACATACTGTACTTCTTCATCAAGAAACCTGCCAAACAATGTCTTATAACTGTGACCAGTAGAATTATTCTCTATATGCACTTGCTCATGAAACTGACCTGCTTCTTTCTGTTTTAGCACCAACTTTTTAATAGCTTCTGCTCTATTCATGTATTCCTCTATTTTCTTTCTTAAGTAAATCTTTGTTGACTCGTCACTATcacctttaaaaattaaaaagcaattgttaatttattattttttgaatatcactACAAACAAGATATGTTTGTCAATGTAAGAATCAATAAGCTCTAAGagtattgtattgttattttacagaTAGAACACTATTATCCAGAAGCATGGTATATGGGCATTAATTACGTACGGATGATTTTGGCAATTTTGGACCCCCTACTCCCAAGTAGGGGTCCATAAGAGATTCTCCCCCTATTCCTATGTAAGATTCCAATtccgtttttaaaaataaaaaatcatgtacATAACATCTCAATACATTTCCTTTTTCTCATGTACACGAATCTTACATCGCTGGAAACGTTATTAAattcactattattatttttaaaaacatttttgtgtaaagaaatatttactaaaaagttGGTCTAgactaaatatttcttttgaaatattttttgtgtatgatTCGATTAGAAATATAAACGAACCTTTTATCTTATCCACTAGTATCTGCAAGCCTTCTTGATAGCACACAAGAGCTTCAGTATATCTCTTCTTAGTATCTAACTCCACTCCTCGTTTCAAAATGTTTATAGCAGCATTTtcaatattcataattatttagttttaatataactgAATGAATCACTATTAACCTCTTTAATATTCTATGTATATGTCTTATATACTAAAGATTCAAATAAGGTAATAATTgttaatacatacacaaaaataaaaacaaagggctaaataaaacaacaaagtaAAGACATAAAAACAGCTGTAATCGGTCAAATTCGCAATGACAACTTCAacatgtcaaaaatattttgtcacaAATGCATGGCAGCAAGGTTTTTTAAACAGGTCAGGAAACTAAGCGcaatttcaatggtgagagattagtacgataatgtcataacgcttatattattttgaagagTATGAACTAAGCTTTAATTTTGCTGTATAAAAAGTGTTGTACATGTACGTATACCAATTATAAAATCGCGTTTGTTTCAGAGGGCGGGAAAAAAGTGGCTTTGGCTTGGTACAAAAacatgtcaaaaaaaaatatagtattatcaTACATTTGTCGTTGATTCTATTTATTCTGCTTCCCAATAGTATCTGTTGAGCTCTAAcagcaaaataaatattcttttttgtacTTGAAAATAGGTGATCTAGAGTGCGAGCGCTCGAATCACGACATTTCAATTACACCTTGTAAAGCAATTATCGTAGGTACAGAGTTTGTACTTCATAGTTCATTTAGAAAAACTAATCATAATTAGTATTAAAGATGAACAACGCAacgataaaactaaaaacaatattttttgtttttgggcAATAATATCCAAAGACGGCgagaaagtaaaatattttttttaaagcaaactATACATTTTTTACGTATCCTGGACAaatagcattattattattcataaattgCACAAAATACACTTTGCAttagattgattgattgatttgatttgatttagaAAACTTGATCCAAACATAGAGCATAACGGTGCAGAAATTAGTAAGTACAGGGAGACTTTGACCGGTTGAATCTTGCTAAATTTTTATGAAGAGTGAATGAATGTTTGGTCCAATGGGTGTCTAGTTTCGTACTGAATGTATTAAAATACGGTTGTAGACTATTATAAGATCTATTTTGTCATATATGGTTTCAAAACGAGTTAGTCATCTGGGGCTGAATTCAAACCCGCAGTAAACTGTGGAGACGAAGTTTGTGGTGTAAATTCAACCCCTTGGGAGACTACAGAGTATAAAACTTATGAGATCGTGACATAtgcgtaaaaaaataatctggGTTTGAATTCAAGTAGCAGTAGACAAGCGATGTAATCCCACCACTATGTACACTATGTATGTATGCCcgacctgtgtataagaccATGCTTAAATGTAATTCAGCCGTCAATGTCAAAAATTGTGAACAAAACAAGAGAGGTGCTGATTGTAGAGACCATGTGGACACATTTTCTGAGCAGCAGGATTGCTAAACTAATAAAAGCCGTAACTTTACAAGGagaaaatataatagtaatagtataagtttgtaaaaatttgccttttaaaattaactaacaACATGGATTGCCACAAAATGTCGTTACAACAGGGCCGTGTGGTTTCTCAGATACTATTGAGACATTTCGGTGAAATAGTACAAAAAGTTGGTGACGATATATTTGCATGTGGAAGAAAATCGATCGCCTTGATAGTGAGAACAACAGAGCTTCCTCGCTCGCAGGTAACGAACGTATGATTATCATTTTTATGACGTACTAGCTAACCCAGCGAACTccgtacatttttatttctagaatatagatttttcataaattttcgtTTTTACTAACTCTGTCCTGACAATTaggaatgaataaaaaaataattatccaaaTTGTTGGAGTTGTTCAGAAGTAAtgtgcgtacatacatttcggcgatttagttttgttttataaattaattgttaaaaaaagtttaaatatataacatatctctgaataataatatatctcttaatataaatattatgttgtaaAAAGGATAATTATGGcagattttacaattttgtatggtaaaattaaaattattttacatattatattctttCTGCTACTGTTTATATAAACTCTTgggtatttataaaatgacattattttcataaaatgtgTTTGTCCTTTAATGGCTACCGTTGGCGTACGTTTATTGTCTATATTTTCAGGTAATTGAAAGCCTAAGAActctattgaaatttgattTAGCAACTTTTGAAGCAGAAACCACTGTGGAATATAAATTGAACccagaaaatattttgttgctGATTAGATACCCTAGGTATGTACATAATTAGAGATAACTCTTAAACCACTTCTCCGATCTTGATCAGATTTAAATAGGAACATATGACAAGCAacaactttcaattaaaaaaaaatcttcaaaattgGTAACTCCCAGTTAAAAGTTGTAAGGTaagacataaaaaatttaaagtcggGGAAAAacctatttatacatattttttatttttgtgttttaaaaagCATTAGTTAAGAGTTAATTGTAttcatattaaaactttttgctTTAGATATCTTCTGcaaatgaaaagtaaatatGGCAGTGAAGCAGAGATGATTGTAGAGGAACTTTTGCACCAGGCTTCTAGTACTGCCACTGTACTATTAGTTTCAATAATGAACAAGTATAAAGATGACAAggtataataatgtatatctaCAAAAATTAACTGAAATATTAAGTGTAGCATACATCACTATAGTTTACTTTTacactttaaataaatacagttaaacatattttttattaatacttcaaaaaattgttatatcaTACTTCATTCTCTTGTCGTAACAATTAAATGATTAGCATcatccatcatcatcatcatcatcatcatcattataattATCGTCAAATGATTATCATCtatctttaaattataaatagaatttaGTATAAAGTTATTAGAACAGTACATATATTACGTGAGTAAGAATAATATCCAGTTCACAAAGTTgtaaacaaaagtaaatttattattaactagctgactctgcatacattgttttgccataaatattattaacctcCCTTGATTCCCTCCTCCCTTTATatgctgtatgaaaaatagatgtttgccaattctcagacctacccaatatgcacaggccgttttggaggagtattgtacctaaacattgtgacacaagaattttatatataagatttttcactgaattttttgttcaatcacaataaaatatagcctatgtcattcctGAGTAGTGTAGCtgtctgttagtgaaagaattttcgtggtCGAATCAGTATTTATGAAGACTacccccctacaaacaaacaaatttagaaactttacttctttataatatgtgtaaatgttttttgcagtgattagagaaaaaaaaatgcatgcatgcaatgtaaataaattgatGCAGAGCGTTCTGTACATACTCAGTTGTTTTGTGACTAGCGACACTCTTAAAATAATCTTAGATATGTTTTTAGGAgtttatagaaattattatgaatgtattgtttaataatgtatcaataaataaataaatattttaggagAAAAACCTAACCATGGTCAAATTAAAAGATACATTTATCAGCCTAGCCACCGCTGGTTACATCCAGCAGGCCCCGGTGGCCGAGCTCAAAGACGGCAGTGACATTCCTACACTAGTACCAGTGGCCACCATTGTGCCAGATCTTGATGTAAGAGAATTATTGCAGGCTATGAGCTCTAATTTAGCCGACTGTAAAGATAGTAAGTATGATAttcaaatagatttttttattttttcaacattTATCAACTACATTTGCTCTGCAGTTTGACCCTAGATATATCTGAGCCAATGGCAATTATAGCATTAAAAGTTATCTATGTGTCAGCCTAGAAGTCGAGCAATCTACTAACCAAGATTTATTGTACTTatcttaataatttatgtataaaagcataattaaaatttgtcgaaatatttatatattttacatgcaCAACCTATCCGGTaagaattttaagtaaaaagcaCGTTGTATGTTATCTTGTATGTCaaggtatataattatgtatatttaatatgttttcagTATCTTTTGCgtaaaaaaacaacacaaaccATCCATCCGACCTTCCTCACAAACACATCTATAATATTAAActgaaaacagtattaaatttggaaatttatcaaaataattgaaGACTTAATTGTTTGATTGTTGATTTCATAATCATTGTATATTCAATTTTAGTAAGTAGCATTTAGTAttgaattattttgaatatcGTTTCAGATACTTACTGGAAAGTTAACTATGAAAGATTTCACTTGGACTTCAGAGATGATATGA
Above is a window of Melitaea cinxia chromosome 19, ilMelCinx1.1, whole genome shotgun sequence DNA encoding:
- the LOC123663103 gene encoding MIT domain-containing protein 1-like, which codes for MNIENAAINILKRGVELDTKKRYTEALVCYQEGLQILVDKIKGDSDESTKIYLRKKIEEYMNRAEAIKKLVLKQKEAGQFHEQVHIENNSTGHSYKTLFGRFLDEEVQYVIVEDPYIRSFHQCQNFLRLCELLVRSCNNLRHIELITTRDGKSEGDQREWFSYLQNDLIKYRVQLIVKYSDTLHDRQITLSSGWIIKIGRGLDFFKAPENKFCLGVYDMDLRPCHETTVDIVHSKNVKQSYG